The following is a genomic window from Neodiprion virginianus isolate iyNeoVirg1 chromosome 1, iyNeoVirg1.1, whole genome shotgun sequence.
TATTTCTTAAAACTGTTATTGTCAATTTTTGCACTTATTATATTACTTGTCATAACGTATTGTGTGTGGTACTAGCATTTGCTTCTTCAACCATTGTAGATGAATGGGGTgagttaatatttttcaggCTGTATAAGAAACATGGATTCCGTTCGTgtcaatttttccttttttttttatttttaaataccaaCGTTTTGCATCTTACGATACATGTAtagattgaattattcaattcataTTATACAGAATTGTATTGAAATCATCATTGATTCAAACTGTACTCGGTGTACAAAAACTATTTCCTGGATTAATCCGGTGCGGGTAACATTATACATAGaaaaccgtacaaattatAAAACTTTATATCGTCCCCGCGATCCTGTGTGCGTTCCCGACGACTGGAGTTTAATGAGTTCTTCTTTAATAAGTCGGGATACCTCCGCCTTTGCTTTACTGACAGCCAATTCGCTGGTCGATTCAATTGCAAGGTATAACTTCCTTTCACCTTCCGGCGGAGCTTTTCCTGGTGTGATATATGTCCCTCGAACAGTGAGTCCGGCTTCTGAATATTCCGAAATTTGAGCGAGAGCTTCTTTGCTTGTAACGCGCCACCTCGCTTGTTGCGGAAAGTCATTGATCTCAAGCTCTTCTTCATATTTTCGGAAAGTCTGTTCACCAGGTTCACCCTCCCCTTCGACAAGATCTTCTTCTCTCGGTTGGTAGTTCAGTTTCGTATTCAACTTTGCAGCGAGTTGCTCAGCTACTATCTTGGCCtgataaaatcaatttttgttatttaccAATTTAGTTATGaattgtgaaattaatttcattcttatttcatgatttattaatatttaaaaattttcaaggttcttcgtataataaaataataccaGTCAGATAAACTTACGGTGATAAGGTTTGTAGGACCTGCACCCTTGAGAATAGCTTCTGCAGCTTGTTGAGTTGCCCCCTTCGCCTCAGCGCCCAGATTTTTGGCAATGTTAATTTTAGATGCGGCTCTCCTCGCAAGTTCTAATTTGTCTGTAGCACTTGGTACAGGTTGTCCAGGAACAGAAATATTTGCCACGGATGGCCTGGAAATTTCGCGAACAGTTCGCTTTGGTGCTAACATACTTTCGATCTGCTGATCAATGTCATTTTCAATGTCTTCATCATCGGAGTCTTGCAAACCTAGCGCAGCTTTTTggaatttcttcttttcattcgcCAGAGCTGCCTCTGATTCATCAAACTTGAAACCTTTCCCGCTGAAACCTCCTCCGGTGTGTACTTTCTTACCGTCAGCTGCCTGACGAGTTTTGTAACCTTCCCAAAGTTGACGCAACGGTTCCGGAACTGGTACAGCTGCTAATTCATGAGCACGTAGAATATCACCCGCATATCTTTCTTGTTCAGGTGTGATAAACGTGTAAGCATATCTAGGGCATAaagaaaatgttcaaaattaGATAACTTGACAGATTGATTTTTCAGAGTAGAAATGAGCTTCAATCAACAGTTCGGATGGAAAATCATATATCTGATGATCGCACCCCTTGTTTCCAGCACGTCCAGTCCTCCCACATCTATGAACGTAATCTTCATAATGATTTGGACAGTCATAGTTCAGGACAAGAACGAGATGTTTTACATCAAGTCCTCTGGCTGCAACTGAAGTGGCAACCAACAATTTCGTTCTACCAGCTTTAAAATCCATAATAGTAGAATCTCGATCGCACTGATCAATTCCACCGTGTAGAGACATGCATGAGTACGAAGCTTTCATTAGGTCTTTCAACAGTGTATCCGCATTCTCTTGCTTGTCCACAAAAACTATCGTAGAGCCTTTATCCTGATAATGTCCCAGCACTTCGAGAAGCTTATAGAACTTTTGATCCTCTTCAAGAACTACGACGTGCTGTTCAACGTCTTTACATACCACAGAACGACCACCCACTTGAACTTCTACGGGACGAGTAAGTATCCGTCTAGCTAAGGCCTCCATTTGCCGAGGGAATGTAGCACTGAAGAGGACTGTTTGGCGGTCTGGCCTGACATTTTCCATTATTCGCATTACCTGGAAAATGTCTCACACGAACAATGATTATCAATCctgagaaatttgttttttcatcaactgAATTATCATGCAACTACTATTTTGAATATGTAGGTAAGATTAAAATCAatggatttttcttcaaactaaTTTAAACTCATTAATCCTACCTGCGGTTCAAAACCCATATCAAACATTCTGTCAGCCTCGTCCAAAACGACATAAGTCACTCTTCTCAAATTAGTCACACGTCCACTGTTGGCAGCCAGCATGTCAATCATTCTACCAGGTGTGCATACAATGATTTCTGCACCTCTTTTCAGTTCTGCTATCTGTTCCGAAATTCCGGTACCACCATATACGCATACATGAGAGAGGCCCAAGGATTTTGTAAATCTTTTTGAGTCTCGGCCAATTTGCATGCAGAGTTCCCTAGTTGGTGTCATGATCAACGCAATAGGTCCATCGCCATCCACCAACGGAGTTTGATCAAGTATGTGCCTGAACATTGGCAAAAGAAAGGCTAGTGTCTTACCACTTCCAGTTTTCGCAATACCGATTAAATCGCGGCCAGACATGATCGCTGGAATGGCTTGACATTGTATTGGTGTAGGTTTTTCATAACCGAGCTTTTTTAATACTTCCAACTCCTTTTTCGTGACCCCACATTGGGCCCAAGATTTGATAGGCTTTGGACAACCTTTTCCCTTTACACGGATTCCCTCAAGCTCCTCCTTATATACTTCTACTTCTTCAGGCGTCATTCTTGCTGTAAACATTATAAGGTATAATTATTCAGTTATGAGCCAATATTAGATGTGAATTTGCATTgaatcttttcatttttaggaaaaatacGTCATGCAAAATGCTTGATAAACTACTCGTCAGAAATTTCATGCATGGACATATTACTTACCAATTTCAGGAACTTCAACGTAAAACGCTTTTCTGAATGGTTGATATTCCGTTGCTGCGTGATCAACTTTGGCCAGCTcacgtttttgtttattgGCTATTCCAGCAGCAGTTTCGTGAAGGTTTTCACCTTCTTCTTCACTAGAATATTCCAATCCATCCTGATTCTGTTCTATTAATTCTCCCTTCTGCTTTGCAACCTGTTTTTTAGCTACACCAGTAACTATAACCACTCCACCACTCTGTGTGTTTCCAGTACCTGTTCCATTATTGGTCGGTTTCGATCGGTTAGGGTCTAGTTTATTAACTTTTCGTACTTCTTCTTGAACCTGTAAGTATTACAAGGCATTATTCTTGACTGTTAGGCAGGGGAGTGCGATAATGTTTCAAGTATCTTTAGATGGTTCAAGCACATTGTTATAGTAAAAGAAAGGAGATTGCGTAAGATAATGTAGACTATGCAAGTTCTTGGGAATTCTGAGATAATTTACCTCAGCCATGAAAGCATCGAGAGGATCAACTTCTTCTTCctgtattttaatttcttctgGTATCACCTCGAGTTCTTCTTTGATATCTCCTTCTTCCTTAATTTCTTTGGTACTGTTGAGGATGACGGGAGTCTCTTCATCGCTGTCGTCTTCTAGGGACCATTTTTTCATAGGAAGCTGAAGGTTTGCTAAGATGG
Proteins encoded in this region:
- the LOC124309655 gene encoding probable ATP-dependent RNA helicase DDX46; its protein translation is MVRSGEKERHYRRRSRSRSASPEKKRRRSRSRDREREKTRHKERRSRSRERERERGDRKERTDRERERDRKRGDSKEKRLTGSKSSRSGKDRSNRSRSRERKDKDKGDTEDLPFDHTKLDKEEEQKRLELEMQKRRERIERWRAERKKKELEATKKDGKSSILANLQLPMKKWSLEDDSDEETPVILNSTKEIKEEGDIKEELEVIPEEIKIQEEEVDPLDAFMAEVQEEVRKVNKLDPNRSKPTNNGTGTGNTQSGGVVIVTGVAKKQVAKQKGELIEQNQDGLEYSSEEEGENLHETAAGIANKQKRELAKVDHAATEYQPFRKAFYVEVPEIARMTPEEVEVYKEELEGIRVKGKGCPKPIKSWAQCGVTKKELEVLKKLGYEKPTPIQCQAIPAIMSGRDLIGIAKTGSGKTLAFLLPMFRHILDQTPLVDGDGPIALIMTPTRELCMQIGRDSKRFTKSLGLSHVCVYGGTGISEQIAELKRGAEIIVCTPGRMIDMLAANSGRVTNLRRVTYVVLDEADRMFDMGFEPQVMRIMENVRPDRQTVLFSATFPRQMEALARRILTRPVEVQVGGRSVVCKDVEQHVVVLEEDQKFYKLLEVLGHYQDKGSTIVFVDKQENADTLLKDLMKASYSCMSLHGGIDQCDRDSTIMDFKAGRTKLLVATSVAARGLDVKHLVLVLNYDCPNHYEDYVHRCGRTGRAGNKGYAYTFITPEQERYAGDILRAHELAAVPVPEPLRQLWEGYKTRQAADGKKVHTGGGFSGKGFKFDESEAALANEKKKFQKAALGLQDSDDEDIENDIDQQIESMLAPKRTVREISRPSVANISVPGQPVPSATDKLELARRAASKINIAKNLGAEAKGATQQAAEAILKGAGPTNLITAKIVAEQLAAKLNTKLNYQPREEDLVEGEGEPGEQTFRKYEEELEINDFPQQARWRVTSKEALAQISEYSEAGLTVRGTYITPGKAPPEGERKLYLAIESTSELAVSKAKAEVSRLIKEELIKLQSSGTHTGSRGRYKVL